The Pan troglodytes isolate AG18354 chromosome 19, NHGRI_mPanTro3-v2.0_pri, whole genome shotgun sequence region agaattgcttgaacctgggaggcagaggctgcagtgagccaagatcctgcccctgcactccagcctaggtgacagagcaagactccatttcaaaaagaaagaattgtccaaggtcacccagctgggaAGTGAGAGGTGGAACCAGAAGTTGAACTCAGGCTCAAAGGCTGGTCTGAAACACTGCAgtcataatctcatttaatcttcacaaccaccATAACTAGTAGAAACTATGATTTCCCCCGGcccccacattttacagatggagaaactgagatgtaaggaggttaagtgacttgtccaaggtcacacaggaagAGGCTGAGCCAAGATTCAAAGTCTGACTTCACAGTACTGGTTCTGCTCTATCTTGGGAAGTGTCTCCAACATAGATGAGGAGAGGGCAGCCAGTGAACTCACGGTGGGTCCCCAGGAGGCAAGGCAGGACTGCTTCCCCTCCTTATCCCCACTCACCTCTCTTCCCCAGGCACTTCCCCCATTGTCCCAGATTTTCCTTGCCTTAGAGCCTGGGCCTCCCGGAAGGAAGTGGCATGTGGTCTGGGGGTGGAGGCTATTACCCTGGGCAAAGACATTTTAATCGTTGTGCTGATGGCATCCTCAACCAAGGACTGTGGATTGACATTCTCATTCTTCCATTAGcctctgtgaccttggccaaaGCCTTCTCcctctgtgaccttggccaaagccttctccctctctgacctTAACCTGAACTTCTGAACTGGGGCTTGCTCAGTTCTGCTGAAAGGGAGAGTCGCTCCCTAGTTGAGAGAGTGACAGTGGGTAACATTCATTAGACTGTCTTCACATGTCTGTATCCCCAGCTCCTGGCACTGAGCCTTGCACACATAGGAGCCCAGCACACATGGGACACAGAATGCCGAATGAGGAGTCCTTTCTCTGAGAGTCTGGGAAtagggagggggctggggagtCCCCTTTTCCAGGAAAGCTAAAGATAGACAAACAGAGCCCTAGAGTAATGCGAGCCACCTGCCAGGAGCTGGGAGCTGGGCTTGGATCAGAGGCTCTTTCTTCCATCCCCAGTTTCCCTAGGGGTAGCGCTGGAGCTCCTGGGACCAGCAGGAACCTGGCTAGGGACCACATAAACCCTCTTGTCTCTCACAACTTGTGTTGTGGCACCTTTCAGGATCAGGAATGGATTGTTTTCTAAGCCTTGGACTAATTCACTCACTTCCCATCtgcttccctcccaccccaccaggACGTCAGTGGCTGGGGCAGCTATCTTGAGCTGGAgtcacccagcctggccaagaactGGAAAAGTCTCTTTGGAGATTTGGACCCATTTCTGAAAAGCTCATGAAAACCACTTTGCCTTGGTAAGAGGCAGCCTTCAGGTGCAAGCTGGAGAGAATGGCCACTTATGAATTCAATAGGACTGACCTTTCTCCCCCACTGGATTTCTGTGCCTGGTGGGGGGGCATTCGGAGACATTGGTTTCCCATTCACTCCGACAGGACTCCTGCCCCCAGCCAGAGCCCTCCATATCCATTTAACCCAAATCCCCAACTCCAGGGATGACTACAGGTTGGGGGAGCCCCGAGAGCAAGGGAGGTAAGTGATGCAATCATGCCCCATTCCtgttacctcattttttttttttttttttttgagacagggtctcgctctgttgcccaggttggagtgcagcagcacaagcatgactcactgcagcctcaacttcctgggccccagtgatcctcccgccttagccttttgagtagctggggccacagatgtgcatcatcatgcctggcaaattttgtttatgttttgtagagatggggtctttctatgttgcccaggctgatcttgaactcctggcctccagcagtccttctgcttctgcctcccaaagtgctgggattacaggcatgagactccACAGCCGGCCGTCACTTATATTATGCTTAGCATCCCACAGCATTTGTAAGTTCTTGCTGACTTCTAACCCAGTCTCTCCTCCCATATTCCAAGCCCTGTATTTTGGGAAGCAGAGGGATGTGATATTAAAGGAGAGTGAAAGGAGAGTAAGGATTAGACCCAGCTGCAGGATGAGGTGCTTTTGGGAAACAGTCCAGCAGCACTAGTTGAAGTTTTTAACGTTTCCCATGGGGCTGCGTAGTGAGGCCCCATCACCCAGCAAGGCTTCTGTCTCTAGACCAGGTACCCTGATGTTTGGCACTGACTCTATAAAGCATATCAAAGCTGGAGAAAAGCCTTGGGGGGTCACTTCCCTcctccattttgcaggtgaggaaactgatgtCCAGAAAGAAGCAGGCATCAGTGGAGACACTCCTAGCCCTGCTGCCCTCTCCTCACTGCACACACTTCCAGGTTCAGACAAACCGGAAAGGAAACCCACCATGCAGGACTGTCCATGTGATGGCTCTTCCCGTGGCTCCATTTCTAAGCGCCTCCGAGGACCTCACCATGGCCCAAGACCACAAGCCAAGGCCACCCCAGTGTCCTTACCATCCTGGGAATGGGAGGAGCCAGTCCCAGCCTTGTCCTGTCTGCCTccctggaagccttccctgagcACTGGCCTCTTATTTACCCGTCTTTGTCTCTGGCTTGTTGGTCTCTGTCCCTTGTCTGATTAGGGAACGCCTGAGGTCAGGATCTTTGCCTCCCCAATCAGATTgtcaggcaggagtgggggtagTGCAGATGCTGGGTCATTTCTACATGTGAGACCAAATAGTGGTCCTGTTTAAGTTGATCCCCttgaaagaaaattctggaaaagcTCCTCAGATGCACAGATACACAGAATCAGACCTTGGGCAAAGTGTGTAGTTGTGCTTTTGAAGCTGTGCAACCTTGGACAAACTActtgacttctctgtgcctcagtttccttatctgtgaaatgaggggTAGTCATGATACCTTCCCCATGAGGTTGATGGGAGGattgagttaatatttataaagcatttcaGACAGTGCCAGAGATATACCGTGTGTTAAATAAGtatttcttacacacacacacacacacacacacacacacacacacacacacacacttcggAGGTCTGCCAGGCCAGGGCTCATAGCCTTGAATTTACCCACGGTAGAGAGTCAGACAACTTGCCTTGCAGGCTGCCTGCTCTCCCAGCAGCCATGCAGGGGATCTTCTGCCTCTGCACTGCCGATTATCCCCTGCCCTCGTCAGAGCCTCTCCCCAAAAGTACCTCCAAGGCCACAATTACCCAGGTCTCTGCTTCAGTGCTGAGTGTCTGTTCCTCTCCACCATCACCTGCCACAGTGCACACGGACAGCTCCATCAGGAGAAGCAGGGCGAGGCAGGGCAGCATGGTGAGCCTGCACTGTCCTGGAACCTCTGGGAGCCCCTCTCAGCTTGAAGACGCCTCCTGCAGGCTTTGGTTTGCTCTTTGGCTGCTTGAGTGTAGATAGGGGAAACTCCCCCTGTTTTCTGGTCCTTCCAGCTGTTCCTGATTCCTTCCTTCAGCTTAACTGATCCCCAGGCCAGTTTCTGtgactcccctccctccctggctgGACAGGCCAATGATATTAGGAGCTGCTCAGGAGGAGGGATCAGACGTCTTCCACTGCTGCCCCCTAACATTTGATCCCAGGGCTTAACACTCTGATGCAACACCTGCCTCACCTTTGGCTGTTTCCCTGGTGGCAGGTGCACAGTGGGGCAGTGTGTGGGACCAGGAGCTTGCAGCTTCCAGGCTGGAAAACCTGAGGGGACCTTCTCATCTTAGAAATAAGGGAGGGGGCCATATGCCTTCTCCCTACCTGGTGCTCTGCTCCCCTGTACAGAGAGGCCTCTCCCTGGAAATTAGCAGTATTCCCTTTCTGTCTCCTCTTCCTGTCTTTGAGCCCCCTCCTCTCCAGCATTCTCCTCCATCAATAGTCCCTGTGTGTGCAAAAGAACACATGTCTTCCTCTAAGAGAAATAACACATTGCTTAAAGAAATGAGGCTCCTCACGAGTGGGAATTGGGATTTGCCAGAAAAATGGCTGCAGGTTTCAAGCGTCATTGGCTGTAAGTGATCTTTCCCCTGTTGTCAAAGTGATGTTTCTAAATCCCTAAACTGACTTGTCTGTCCTGCTTACAACCTTTCAGTGTCTTCCCACTGCCCTTGAGTGAATTCAAGCTCCCTAGTGTGGCGTTCATGGTCCTTCATTTAGTTCTTCCCTCTCGCCTATCCACCCagatccattcatccatctatccactcatcGGTCTAGAACAAGGGCTCTGTGGTCACAGAGGCCTGGATTCCAAATagttgtgtgactttaggcaCATTACTTAACTCTTCTCGAGAATCCTTGTCTGTAAAACAGGATTAATAATAGCACTTGTTACCAAAgtttgaggatgaaatgagagaaTGCCCTGGAGCACTTAGCATAAAGCGTGATGGTCAATATTTACCAcctgctgactttttttttttttttttttttgagacggagtctggctctgttgcccaggctggagtgcagtggcgcgatctcagctcactgcagcctctgcctcctgggttcaagcaatcctcctgcctcagcccctgagtagttgggattacaggcgcccaccaccacatctggttaatttctgtattttagtagagacagggtttcatcatgttggtcaggctggtcttcaactgccaacctcaggtgatctgcctgcctcggcctcccaaagtgctgggattacaggcatgtgccaccgcacctggcttgaCCATTATTACTGTTACTGTTATCGGCATTGGGTGAGGCAGTGGGTAGTAGAAGATGAGTAAGACATTGATCCTGTAGCATATCACAGTTCAGGCATGGAGACCTCTGGTTGGCAGATAAGCTACGTTTGGTTTGACATGTGACAGCGTAGCGGTGGGAGCAAGGGAAAGGCGCGTGCTCCTTCCCAGTCCACCCCTACCCCTGTTCCAGGACAGGCTGTTGCCTCTGCTGGACCTCCCTTTCCGCCTGGTGAATTCCCATTCATTCTTAAAGATCCAGCTTAATACTCGCCTCTTCCATAGAATTCTTCTCTCTCTATTCCTGTCTCTAGCAAGAAGTAATTGGCTCCTTTTGCCAACATCTGCCACTTGGATCTCTATGGCTTCCCACGGGCCTTTATGTGAAGTTGTGCAGGTTGTGTCCTGCACAAGGCTGGCTGCGGAGGGGGCCAGTGGAGGTGAAACGCATCCCCAGCTCTGCTCACTGATCTGTGCAGCCTAGCTCGGGGTGTTCACCCCTGGAAGAAGCAGCTTGGCTCCAGTTCTCCCAAAAGGGACAGCTGGGCTGAGGGCATCTCTGCTAGTCAGCCATGTGGTTGTTGACTTTGCCATGAGCTCTCTGAGAGTAGGGCTGTGACAGATGTGTGCGTGGCATACGGTAGGTCCTTAAGAAACCTGCACTCACCCTGAATCCAGGCCAGCCAAGTCAGAGATGATTAAGGGTAAGTATGGAGTGTTTGAGGGAGGactaccccctccccccacccaattTCGGGAATCTTTTTGGTGGGTTCTAAACTGGAAGGCTTCAGAATCCCCAAATTTGCTAAAATGCAGCTTCCCCAGCTTAACCTAATTCCCAGGCAGCCAGTCCTGGCTTGTGGGTTGCTCCCAACTCTGCAGGGAGGCAGTCCCCCAGCCTCCCACTGAGCTCCCCCAAGCGCAGGACACCTAAAGCCTCACACTCCATTTGGGGTTTTCCATTGTCATTAACAGGTTCTTCCTTAGAGGAAACAAAATGTTGCCTTTCATCCTCTTGGTTTCAcaggtgtggaaactgaggcaggccGGGCTTGCTGTAGGATACACCGAGAATTCATTGGCCGACTGGCTTGGACCCCCCAGCCAGCTCTTTCCCACCTTCCAGTGGGGTCTTACCCACAGGGTTTCAGGCAGAATCACAGCCTGGGCCTCTAGACAGGGGAGATGGCCTTCCATTCTCCCGATGCAGATGGGGTGACCTTAGTCTCTACTGAGtgtctgagccttagttttctccatctgcaaattGACGCTGACCCTCCTAGTGTGTAGTAAAGATTTCATGAATTCCTGCCGGTAAAGCGTTCAGCAGAGTCCCTGACACACAGCACGCGCTCAGTTAACCCTAACTTAATTGCtgtgatgatgaggaggaggatgatTTTATTCCTTCTAAGGAGCGCTGGTCTCCTGGCCCCCTCTCAGTCTCCCGACCTCGCCAGTGCCAGAGCCATCCTGCATGATCCCGACCTCGTCAGCGCCAGAGCCGTCCTGCATGAGGCAGGATGTGGTGGGCGCACAGCAGGGACGAGGCGGGGGGCACGGGGCAGAAAGGAGAGGGCGACGGGAAGAAGGCAGAGAAAACCCAAAAGGTCCGGAaggctgggagggaggcagggcacAGGCTGGAAACCGCGGCTATTTGCAGCGTCGCCCTCGGGCTGCGGTCAGGCTGGCGCTGGCAGTCCTGGCGGCCGAGCCCGCCGCCCCTCCCGGTGCCCTCGGCCACCTGGGCACGGCCCTGGCCGGTGCGTCCAGCTCCGCCCGGTCCCCGCGGCCCCGGCGGCGGGTGGGCTGCGGCGCTGCCGCCAGAGGAGGGACCCGGCCGATCCGGggtgggctggggcagggccGTGCGCAAGTCGGGGTGCGACCCCCAGGTGAGCCGGGCTGGGGGCGGCGTGCGACCCCCGGCGGGGTATGTCGCGGCGGTGGCGCCCCCGCGGGAGCCGGGCCGGGGGCGGGTCGCGGCCGCGGCGAGGCTCCCAGGGCGCCGGGTGGGCGCAGGATTGCTAAACGCTGCGGTTTGGCTAAGATTGCGGAGCCGAGAAGAGAAAGGGCGCAGGAGGGAgggatttaaaacaaaactaaaaggaGGGGAAGCAGAGGGAAACGTGAGATGAGGGCGGATGCGGGCAGGAAGCTGACATTTCCTGAACGCCTCCTCCAGCCAAAGTCGGTGCGTGATGGGCCCATTTTACAGGCCGGCGCTGGGAGAAGGCCTCCAGCCATTAAGGGGCAGAGGCGGGATTCGAACCTAGACCTATCTGCTGCTCGCGGGCTCTTTCATCTTGACTGAGGAGCGCGAACCCGAGGGAGTGGGGCGTGGGGCTGGGAGGCGAGGCGAAAGGGAGAGGGCTCGGTGGGGGGTCATGACTGCCTGGTGGGGACCCTGGGGACAGGGGCAGCCGCAGGTTGACGATCTGGGTTCCTTCACCGACCACGCACGAAGGGTGGGGGGAGGTCTGCTTCAGTCTTTCCCGCGCCCCTCCAGCGCCCCCACGTGGAAACTTCTGACCACCTCGTTTCCCCTCCCAGAGCGCCGGCGTGGCGAGATCCAGGCTGGGCTGGAGCTGGGTCCTGGACTTGGAAAGGCCTGTCCCTGGATAGAGGAACAGGAGATAAAGCAGGGGCAGGGCTGCCACGGGCAGGGGGCCTGGGTGTCCTCGGGCACGTAGTGCGGCCCTTCTAGTGGCGGGGAGGGTGGTGGGTAAAGGTAGCCAGGAGTGCTTGACTGGGACTTTGCACCCTGCGCTTGGCCCTCTCCCGCTGTGATGGTTTAAGACTTCGGAAAAAACAACTCTTGCCCCAAGTCTTTGAGGTTCCTTTCATGCATTCACTCACTGATTCTGGATTTACTGAACACCTTTAAATGAGAGTTGCATGCGAACCCAGTTGAAAGAAacagagggctgggcacagtggctcactgtctgtaatcccagctgtggtgggaggatcacttgaacctgggaggtggaggttgcagtgaacagaaattgtgccactgcactctagcctgggtgacagagtgagaccccatttcgaaagagagagagaggaaggaagggagggagggagggagaaagaaaaaagaaacagacaggCATCACAATTTTAACACGGGGATGAGGTGGGGCACACGGGGAAGAAAGGAGAGGGTGACAGGAAGAAGGCAGAGAAAACTCCAAAGGTCTGGAAGGCTGGGAGGGACGCAGGACACGGGCTGGAAACCGCGGCTATTTCCGCAGTGTGGAAAGTGCCATGGCAGGGCACTTGGGGGAAAAGGAGGAACCCAGGACTCCCTTTACCTCATTGATAATGCGGGTGTGCTCAGACACTTGTCCTAGACAGAACACTTAGGGTTTGGAAAAGCGGATCTCTAGGTCCACAGTGTAGATGGAGCAAACAGAGCCCTTGCCCTCTGTGCCCAGAGGTTGTGTGGGCAGATGCCTTTGCCCATATTTGTGGCAGGCGGTTTGGCCCAAGCCTGCTTTGGTCTTGGCATTTCTAGCCCCTCAGTTATGCCCCGTGTGTCTCTGAAAGGGCCTGAAGGTATTGCCCAGTTTCAGAAAGAAATTCTCACCACTAGCGGAACagagttctgttttgtttttgctgttttgagtcttgctctgttgcccaaactggagtgcagtggtgcgatcttggctcactgcaacctctgtctcccaggttcaagcaattctcctgccttggcttcctgagtagctgggaaaacaggcgtgagccaccaagcccgccaatttttttgtatttttaatagagacaggtttcaccatgtcggccaggctggtctggaactcctgacctcaagtgatctgcccgccttggcctcccaaagtgctgggattacaggtgtgaaccaccgtgcccggcctatttcttAGACAAGGTTGAGCATACAAGGACCTTAAAGGTAGATTTCAGAAGCAGAGGGAGCCAGGCTGAGGGAGGCTGGTGAAGCCCCTCTGTTGGGGCATGTGGGGTCTTCTCCTGACCCTGGCCTCAAATGTGGCCCTGAAGAAGTCTCCCTCCAGAGTGCGTATTCCTCCCGGAAGCCTGTGTGCTATCAAGTCACCAGCGTCTGACCCCATTAGTGAGAGAAGAGAAGCTTATGATTAACATCAACCTTTTCTTCCTGGATCTTGGTTAGCAAGTGCGAGAGAAAAGTGAACAGCTAATTGCAAATGTAATTATAATGCACTGTCCTCTGTCTACCACGTGGAGCCTCCAGACCCCAGTGTCTGCAGAACGGTTTGTTTCTCATATCGGGGAGGACTCTGGAGCCAGCCACATGGAGACAGCACCCATGGGTTGGGGACTTGGCTGGCAGGGACTTGGTATGAGGGGCGCACGGAGCTGCCCTTTTGGGATTGACCCTCCATCCTGCTCTCTGTGGCTGGACCAGAACCCCTGAGCTGATGGAGCTGGGGGCAGCAGCTGTGGGGGATGAGAGGCTGCCCAGTGTGTCTGTGGTCTGGGAGAGCGGGGGTTAgtcttggggtggggagggaagaacCCTGGTCCCTTTCTGGCCTCATGTGTGAGCACTCAATCAGGGAGCAGAGATGGCTAGAGAAGGCAAGTAAATGATTCTCTAAGTCCTTAGGGTTGACTTCCCAGGAAGTGTCCAGGTCTGGAGTTGGGACCCTAGGCTCTGTGGTCTTGGCTGGGCTGGCTCCCCATTCCTGCAGTTCTGCCCCTGCAGATGGAAACAGCTGGAAAGTTTTAGGGCACAGTTGCCCTGTGCTTCGCACTAGATGTGGGGCCTTTAAAGAACTTCCCTTTAGGGGCTGTACGATCTTCATGTCTTGGTACTttccctccacttgtctgcagactcctcttctccctccactATTTCCTTGTTTTGCCTTCAGCTCTGAGTGACACTAGGCATGACCTTTCTTCTCTTTGagactcatctgtaaaatggaaagttTGTTGAATAGGAAGATCTGAGATTCTAAGTGAGGTGGATTGGAGATATCATTTGGAGTAAGTATATATCTCGGacgggcagagagggagagagggagggggcagaGGAGAGGAATAGTCTGAGTGCCACCTTTATGGTTAAGTAAACCATCATAGACAGGGATGCCCTATACAGTTGTGCAGGTTGAGCACTGCCCAAAGGTGCCTGGCTGAGGCAGATCATGGAGGCTGAAATTCAGCCCTGCTCATTTCACCAAACCAACCGCTTGGGCCTCACCTGCACCATTCAAGGAAGGGCTGCCTTTTCCCGTTTCACACAGATGTGCCTTATGGGCTAGCACAGGCCCTGATAAAGCCAGACTGGGGGGACAGATGATGaaatattagagcagaaatcCAAAGGGGATGATGGAACTTATCTTGTCCCCAAATAGGCATCCTTTGACCCCTAATT contains the following coding sequences:
- the TAC4 gene encoding tachykinin-4 encodes the protein MLPCLALLLLMELSVCTVAGDGGEEQTLSTEAETWVIVALEEGAGPSIQLQLQEVKMGKASQFFGLMGKRVGRE